The following coding sequences lie in one Methanooceanicella nereidis genomic window:
- a CDS encoding MoaD/ThiS family protein — protein MNILKIPVKIYAGKVSSMDVELPEGSTYIDLLDTLKINPETVIVFKNGTPVAVDSNVTSGNVDIMRVVSGG, from the coding sequence GTGAACATATTGAAAATTCCTGTAAAGATTTATGCAGGTAAAGTAAGCAGCATGGATGTCGAACTTCCGGAAGGTTCCACATATATTGACCTGCTTGATACATTAAAGATAAACCCGGAAACGGTGATCGTTTTCAAGAATGGAACGCCCGTTGCAGTAGATTCAAATGTGACATCGGGCAATGTGGACATTATGAGAGTGGTATCTGGCGGATAG
- a CDS encoding carboxypeptidase regulatory-like domain-containing protein produces the protein MSKNIRRNVLLILVLLFLNILISPIVLAEQYGSISGKVSDKNGNPVNGAYVECYDNYSKLIATTSTDNGGLFSFDKVPIVSSYGYDNYKVKVSFDKDGKDYGQLSSLWFVVYPLRCAEQNFVFDNYPPSGMGRIYGVVSDQSSWISSVPATIYMDNGMYAFYDGRTTQPWQFWLPVGNYSLWAERNVNGKTYVSDKINVNVQSDQDKYVSVFCPLTKNVSYHEQPSPSVNVVKGTTSQKNNMPLPGVNVELCKVDDKKNLFKVKSTSSDANGLYEFYGIDVMGIYDNYCIRFIYDINGKEYVKTSDVFRIYYANTLGVSHSTSVNINFDIVNTGSLEITSDPEGAYIWIDGSNTSEKTPYIFNKLGIGDHHIVLKKEGYYDDGFDVEISPEVTTSINRTLQQNSGNLFIIVTPAEASVYLNGEYAGEGSMVLSDKTCGAYSYLITCDGYNNETGTIDVLSGEVSTLNINMVATPGLTLTYFLYLLNNVVYTIGKVFSG, from the coding sequence ATGTCAAAAAACATTCGAAGAAATGTTTTATTGATATTAGTTTTACTTTTTCTGAATATCCTAATATCACCAATCGTACTTGCGGAACAATACGGATCTATCTCCGGTAAGGTTTCCGATAAGAACGGTAATCCTGTCAACGGCGCATATGTCGAATGTTATGATAATTATAGTAAGCTTATAGCCACGACATCTACAGATAACGGTGGCTTGTTCTCATTTGATAAAGTGCCAATAGTATCAAGCTATGGCTATGATAATTATAAGGTAAAAGTATCGTTCGATAAAGATGGAAAAGACTATGGACAGCTTTCATCTTTATGGTTCGTAGTGTATCCGCTAAGATGTGCGGAACAGAATTTCGTCTTTGATAATTACCCGCCTTCAGGGATGGGCAGGATATACGGCGTAGTTTCAGATCAAAGCTCATGGATTTCCTCCGTACCTGCTACCATTTATATGGATAACGGGATGTATGCCTTTTATGATGGCCGTACTACGCAGCCCTGGCAATTTTGGCTGCCCGTAGGAAACTACTCTCTGTGGGCAGAAAGAAACGTCAATGGTAAAACATATGTTTCAGATAAGATCAATGTTAATGTTCAGAGCGATCAGGATAAGTATGTGTCAGTATTTTGTCCGCTTACAAAGAATGTGTCCTATCATGAACAGCCATCTCCCAGTGTAAATGTAGTTAAGGGAACTACCAGTCAAAAAAATAATATGCCGTTACCGGGAGTAAATGTCGAGCTCTGCAAAGTTGATGATAAGAAGAACTTATTTAAAGTTAAGTCCACCAGCTCTGACGCTAACGGTCTCTATGAATTCTATGGCATAGACGTCATGGGTATCTATGATAACTACTGTATACGATTCATTTATGACATAAACGGAAAAGAATACGTAAAGACATCGGACGTATTTCGTATCTACTATGCTAATACTCTGGGCGTAAGCCATTCTACCAGCGTCAATATTAATTTTGACATTGTTAATACCGGCAGCCTTGAGATAACTTCCGATCCTGAAGGGGCATATATCTGGATTGATGGATCTAATACCTCAGAAAAAACTCCCTATATTTTTAACAAGCTTGGTATAGGCGATCATCATATAGTGCTTAAGAAAGAAGGATACTATGATGATGGCTTCGATGTGGAGATATCTCCTGAGGTCACAACAAGTATCAACAGGACATTGCAGCAAAATAGCGGAAATCTATTCATAATTGTCACTCCTGCCGAAGCATCTGTCTATCTTAACGGAGAGTATGCAGGCGAAGGCTCAATGGTCCTGTCTGACAAGACCTGCGGGGCATATTCCTATCTTATAACCTGTGACGGTTATAATAATGAGACTGGGACCATCGACGTTCTTTCCGGAGAAGTCAGCACTCTCAACATTAATATGGTCGCCACTCCAGGCCTGACATTAACGTACTTTTTATACCTGTTGAATAATGTGGTCTACACTATAGGCAAAGTATTCTCAGGTTAA
- a CDS encoding class I SAM-dependent DNA methyltransferase, which translates to MSDRHRIHEFYSGIADRYDLLMPWDNRRKKEEGFFKKILSENNVRSVLDCHCGTGFHLVMLSSMGYDTDGVDLSPDMIAMATKNLRKHGMSCYIYNLDIKEISSVIEKRYDCVISMGNSLPHEFGDENLYCAIRNMYDVLKPGGLCILHLENFDALYRDRERFIPSLYTRDGECVDVFIFAIDYHKDSVVFNILSIIERKGKPEFNVDVVEYNPVSPGKVRELMEKAGFKGLRFYENFNMDIMGTSDSYDLIVTAKK; encoded by the coding sequence ATGTCGGACAGGCACAGGATCCACGAATTTTATTCAGGTATTGCTGACCGGTATGATCTTTTAATGCCCTGGGATAATCGTCGTAAAAAGGAAGAGGGCTTTTTTAAAAAGATATTATCGGAGAATAATGTCAGGTCGGTCCTTGACTGCCATTGCGGGACCGGTTTTCACCTCGTAATGCTTTCCAGCATGGGCTATGATACCGATGGCGTTGACCTGTCGCCCGATATGATCGCGATGGCCACGAAGAACCTCCGGAAACATGGTATGAGCTGTTATATTTACAACCTCGACATTAAGGAGATCTCTTCCGTAATCGAAAAGAGATATGATTGTGTTATATCCATGGGTAATTCCCTGCCGCATGAGTTCGGGGATGAAAACCTCTATTGCGCTATCCGGAACATGTATGATGTCCTGAAACCCGGCGGCCTATGTATCTTGCATCTGGAGAACTTTGACGCATTGTATCGCGACAGAGAGCGCTTTATTCCATCGCTTTATACAAGAGACGGGGAATGTGTCGATGTCTTCATATTTGCCATAGATTATCATAAGGATAGTGTTGTTTTCAATATCCTTTCTATCATAGAGCGCAAAGGCAAGCCTGAATTCAATGTCGATGTCGTAGAGTATAATCCTGTGAGCCCTGGTAAGGTCCGGGAATTAATGGAAAAAGCAGGCTTTAAAGGACTGCGGTTTTATGAAAATTTCAATATGGATATTATGGGCACTTCCGATTCTTATGACCTGATCGTGACGGCTAAAAAATGA
- a CDS encoding polyprenyl synthetase family protein — MNQSFGELEKLISTRAALIDKELDLLSFVIEPAELAEVVKYALSQRGKRLRSTILTLSCESVGGTLAQSLVPALVVEMIHNTSLILDDIIDSSETRRGKATINARWGNHMALIAADAMLALTIKQAARSDLQVTRAIIECASTSLLRLAEGEAMELTNRDYGIDDYYKIAQKKTASLFRASSEVGALVGGGTKKEVDALNRYGDNIGIAFQMKDDILDFTSDKETLGKPIMIDLKMNRPTLVLLLAMKNGLKREDMLKMSREELLKALKPSIEEAEKLAQDKANAARDALKPIRDSKYKTHLEDLCDYILTRDK, encoded by the coding sequence ATGAATCAATCGTTCGGCGAATTAGAAAAATTGATATCGACAAGGGCGGCGCTTATAGATAAGGAGCTAGACCTATTATCGTTCGTGATCGAGCCTGCTGAGCTTGCCGAAGTTGTAAAGTATGCACTATCACAGAGGGGTAAGCGGCTGCGGTCCACTATACTGACCTTATCCTGCGAATCCGTGGGCGGGACCCTGGCACAATCATTAGTGCCGGCACTTGTAGTGGAAATGATTCATAACACCTCGCTCATTCTCGACGATATTATCGACTCGTCCGAAACCCGGCGCGGTAAGGCGACGATCAATGCCCGCTGGGGAAACCATATGGCGTTGATAGCCGCGGACGCGATGCTGGCTTTGACCATAAAGCAGGCCGCAAGAAGCGACCTTCAGGTCACCAGGGCGATCATAGAATGCGCCTCCACCTCTTTACTCCGTCTGGCAGAAGGCGAAGCCATGGAACTTACAAATCGCGATTATGGCATCGATGATTATTATAAGATAGCCCAGAAAAAGACCGCTTCTCTGTTCAGGGCATCCTCGGAAGTAGGGGCTCTTGTCGGCGGCGGAACAAAGAAAGAAGTGGACGCTTTGAACCGCTACGGGGATAATATCGGGATCGCGTTCCAGATGAAGGATGACATACTGGATTTCACATCCGATAAAGAAACCCTTGGCAAGCCTATCATGATAGATCTTAAAATGAACCGCCCGACCCTGGTGCTTCTTCTGGCTATGAAGAACGGGCTAAAACGCGAGGATATGCTAAAGATGTCCCGGGAAGAGTTGTTAAAAGCACTGAAGCCTTCCATAGAAGAGGCCGAGAAACTGGCACAGGATAAAGCGAATGCCGCCAGGGACGCATTAAAGCCGATAAGGGACAGCAAGTATAAAACACATCTTGAAGACCTGTGCGATTACATCCTGACCAGGGACAAATGA
- a CDS encoding RNA 2'-phosphotransferase, with protein MEMKDKPKELKKCPQHGYFRGQECSCGNIGTFVLSGYKAEKLGKIISGALRHFPGELGLKMDSNGWVELDELEKIIQNKYSWASIDHIDAMFSTDEKGRYERKGNKVRARYGHSINIDLDYPEVDSEMLFYGTSEEEADRILEIGLKPVNQHYVHLSKTIEEAVKVACIRTEHPVIISLDAKKARENGIKILDAGPVCLAGPIPPEYIRI; from the coding sequence ATGGAGATGAAAGACAAGCCCAAAGAACTAAAAAAATGCCCGCAGCATGGATATTTCCGGGGCCAGGAATGCAGTTGCGGAAACATCGGCACTTTCGTGCTTTCAGGCTATAAAGCGGAAAAGCTGGGTAAGATAATATCGGGAGCGCTCAGGCATTTCCCGGGGGAGTTAGGCCTTAAGATGGATAGTAATGGCTGGGTCGAGCTTGATGAACTGGAAAAGATCATTCAAAACAAGTACAGCTGGGCAAGTATTGACCACATAGACGCGATGTTTTCTACCGATGAAAAAGGAAGATACGAGAGGAAGGGGAATAAAGTAAGGGCGAGATACGGGCATTCGATAAATATAGATCTCGATTACCCTGAAGTAGACTCTGAGATGTTATTTTATGGCACAAGCGAAGAAGAGGCTGACAGGATACTCGAGATAGGCCTTAAACCGGTCAACCAGCATTATGTGCATCTTAGTAAGACTATCGAAGAAGCGGTGAAAGTAGCCTGTATCAGAACAGAGCATCCGGTCATTATTTCATTAGACGCAAAGAAAGCCAGAGAAAATGGAATAAAGATATTAGATGCAGGTCCTGTATGCCTGGCAGGGCCGATACCGCCGGAATACATCAGGATCTGA
- a CDS encoding PGF-CTERM sorting domain-containing protein, with the protein MKNTTKAALAALMIITMIAAIIPATAAYPFWEKAPLMPENNKNTGSVVGRVTTANSSVGLGYAYVAIVNAANVSKEYYNTTADANGYYQITGVNNTLFADGSLQTAYKVYANHSLFGEGWSNAFGVEPNSTASTGVVIFPLPAKIVLTAEKNHVLADNADHVTLSAYVTDALGMPVGDGFTINFEVLNATDAYGFLGNENSATSSGSKTLTATTKGGYAKVDFGWGNASGNSSIIEASFAQDADINDSIKIYFSPLVSSWFGSVVDSFNTGYGGIEVTLHVCMANATEIYNMTTITSSAQPYVGTYVFDNIVLTPDTAYAFATAEAPLTDNLTIYGASNNYSLNTTRTSAGFIVLHVPMPDEIRVTADPETILVGGDVSTITAQLYLNGLPYKRPGVKINFAADNDTVAYLPKVTTNLSDAFGKATIPLTSNETLGEVNVTANATITYNTIIEDSVLVKVVGWGTISGMVTDKNRNGVPNANVTLWYWNGTANNGIVKVPENPQLSNDGRTAAIGTYTYERIPWGTYNVTAEKDGHIYFAMVNLTKGTYTANVAIPDYVYVAPVTPTPTPVVTATATATPVPPTPTPTPTPTPGFETVFALAGLLGVAYLIARKEN; encoded by the coding sequence ATGAAGAATACAACTAAGGCAGCATTAGCAGCGTTAATGATAATAACTATGATCGCTGCAATAATCCCAGCTACTGCCGCTTACCCGTTCTGGGAGAAGGCACCATTAATGCCGGAGAACAACAAGAACACCGGCTCAGTAGTTGGTAGAGTAACCACTGCAAACTCGAGCGTAGGCCTCGGTTATGCATATGTAGCAATTGTAAATGCAGCAAACGTTTCTAAGGAATACTACAACACCACTGCAGACGCGAACGGTTACTACCAGATAACTGGCGTAAACAACACCTTATTCGCAGATGGCAGTCTCCAGACCGCATACAAGGTCTATGCAAACCACTCATTATTCGGTGAGGGCTGGTCCAATGCATTCGGTGTTGAGCCAAACAGCACTGCATCCACCGGTGTAGTCATCTTCCCGTTACCGGCAAAGATCGTACTCACCGCTGAGAAGAACCACGTACTTGCTGACAATGCTGACCACGTAACCTTATCAGCATATGTCACCGATGCACTCGGCATGCCCGTAGGCGATGGCTTCACCATTAACTTCGAGGTATTAAACGCAACCGACGCATACGGATTCCTCGGCAACGAGAACTCCGCGACCTCGTCCGGTAGCAAGACCCTTACAGCAACCACCAAGGGCGGCTACGCAAAGGTTGACTTCGGCTGGGGCAACGCATCCGGTAACTCCTCAATAATAGAGGCAAGCTTCGCACAGGATGCTGACATCAACGACTCAATAAAGATATACTTCAGCCCGCTGGTATCCTCCTGGTTCGGATCAGTTGTTGACTCATTCAACACTGGCTACGGCGGAATCGAGGTCACCTTACACGTTTGCATGGCAAATGCGACCGAGATATACAACATGACCACGATCACCAGCAGCGCGCAGCCATATGTTGGAACCTACGTCTTCGACAACATCGTCCTGACCCCGGACACCGCATATGCATTCGCGACCGCTGAAGCACCGTTAACCGACAACCTTACCATCTATGGTGCATCCAACAACTACTCACTCAACACCACCAGGACCTCTGCAGGCTTCATAGTCTTACACGTCCCGATGCCGGATGAGATAAGAGTCACCGCTGACCCGGAGACCATACTTGTAGGTGGCGACGTATCGACCATCACCGCACAGCTCTACCTGAACGGCTTACCGTACAAGAGGCCTGGCGTCAAGATCAACTTCGCAGCGGACAATGACACCGTAGCATACTTACCGAAGGTAACAACCAACCTTTCGGATGCATTCGGCAAGGCAACCATACCCTTAACCTCCAACGAGACTCTCGGTGAGGTTAACGTTACCGCAAACGCAACCATAACCTACAACACTATCATCGAGGACAGTGTCCTGGTTAAGGTAGTCGGCTGGGGTACGATCTCCGGTATGGTAACAGACAAGAACAGGAACGGTGTACCAAACGCTAACGTAACCCTCTGGTACTGGAACGGCACCGCAAACAACGGTATAGTCAAGGTACCCGAGAACCCGCAGCTCTCCAACGATGGTAGGACTGCAGCAATCGGTACATACACCTACGAGAGGATCCCCTGGGGAACCTACAACGTAACCGCAGAGAAGGATGGCCACATATACTTCGCAATGGTTAACCTCACCAAGGGTACCTACACCGCGAACGTAGCTATTCCTGACTACGTATACGTTGCACCGGTAACTCCGACCCCGACTCCTGTCGTAACTGCAACAGCAACCGCAACCCCGGTCCCACCGACACCGACTCCGACCCCGACCCCAACGCCGGGCTTTGAGACTGTGTTCGCGCTCGCCGGCTTACTCGGTGTTGCATACCTCATAGCAAGGAAGGAGAACTAA
- the rtcA gene encoding RNA 3'-terminal phosphate cyclase, with amino-acid sequence MGIIEIDGSYGEGGGQILRTAISLSSILEKSINIKNIRKNRPKPGLAIQHIKSIELAREMTDATVDGLYIGSTEIKFIPRKIKGGYYYVDIGTAGSISLLLQSVMAMAYYASSPVTFEVIGGTDVKWSPTYDYLGNVLLPALKKFNYVADLSLVSRGFYPRGGGKMILHVEPGTLKSAEFVCPEGDVVNGVSCSSKLPSHVAERQANSATKFLEQNGISVGEIKLDIRNDVSTGSSITLYKGYLGSSTLGERGLPAEKVGSEAAKKILKEIRSGAAVDSNLSDQLIQYMHLATGSSKIITSELTSHAITNMWVIEEITGKKFTVEKNGPVCIRS; translated from the coding sequence ATGGGCATCATTGAAATAGACGGCTCTTATGGCGAAGGCGGAGGGCAGATACTGAGGACTGCAATATCCCTATCGTCCATTCTAGAAAAAAGCATAAATATTAAGAACATTCGTAAAAACCGTCCTAAACCGGGCCTTGCCATACAGCACATTAAATCCATCGAACTTGCCAGGGAAATGACTGATGCCACTGTTGATGGATTATACATAGGGTCTACAGAAATCAAATTTATACCCCGGAAGATAAAAGGCGGTTATTATTATGTGGACATTGGAACTGCCGGAAGCATCTCCTTGCTGTTACAAAGCGTAATGGCAATGGCTTATTATGCTTCATCACCTGTCACTTTTGAGGTAATCGGCGGTACCGACGTAAAATGGTCTCCCACATATGATTACCTGGGAAATGTCCTATTACCAGCATTAAAAAAATTTAATTATGTAGCCGATCTGTCTCTTGTGAGCCGGGGGTTTTATCCTCGCGGCGGAGGGAAAATGATCTTACACGTCGAACCCGGAACATTGAAGAGCGCAGAGTTCGTTTGTCCTGAAGGCGATGTTGTAAATGGCGTATCCTGTTCATCAAAGCTTCCTTCTCACGTAGCTGAAAGACAGGCAAATTCCGCAACTAAGTTTCTTGAGCAAAACGGCATAAGTGTCGGAGAGATAAAACTGGATATACGCAACGATGTGTCGACAGGCTCCAGCATTACACTATATAAGGGCTATTTAGGTAGCAGCACACTGGGCGAGCGGGGACTTCCTGCAGAAAAAGTTGGTTCTGAAGCGGCAAAGAAAATATTAAAAGAAATACGTTCGGGAGCTGCCGTTGATTCAAATCTTTCGGACCAGCTTATACAATATATGCACCTTGCAACGGGAAGCTCAAAAATTATCACGTCGGAGCTGACGTCTCATGCAATAACGAACATGTGGGTGATCGAAGAGATCACCGGAAAAAAGTTTACAGTAGAAAAAAATGGCCCGGTATGCATCAGATCCTGA
- a CDS encoding cysteine desulfurase, with product MYDVYSIREDFPVLREVIYLDSAATSQKPVQVADAVSEYFKRYCGNYGRGAHRLSKMTTEKYEDAREDVASFLGLPAKKSIFTRNATESINMVALGMDWKKGDNIITAVVEHHSNLLPWIRLREKGVEVTIVDSDDKGIVSPASIEEAITERTRLIAIGHVSNFFGSVQDIKSISKIAKKHGVKFLVDAAQSAGEMQIDFRGLDIDFLCLPGHKGLLGPQGTGILYIREPERLSPVYVGGGTIKTVTLDEFSFDEIPSRFEYGTPNIPGVIGLGRAVNYVKDIGVESIESHLKAVSGYCVKRLSEIPQVEIYGPENRGSLVSFNVRNVNPHDAAMILDETKKICVRSGQHCAQTALARLCISGSIRASFGCYTTMEEIDALAESVEMIAKAFS from the coding sequence ATGTATGATGTCTATAGTATAAGAGAAGACTTTCCAGTCCTCAGGGAAGTGATCTATCTTGACAGCGCGGCCACGAGCCAGAAGCCGGTCCAGGTAGCAGATGCAGTGAGCGAGTACTTTAAAAGATATTGCGGAAATTACGGCAGAGGAGCTCACAGGCTGTCTAAAATGACCACGGAAAAATATGAGGATGCGCGTGAAGATGTGGCTTCATTCCTCGGCTTGCCGGCAAAAAAATCAATTTTCACAAGAAATGCGACGGAAAGCATAAACATGGTAGCGCTGGGGATGGACTGGAAAAAGGGAGACAACATCATAACGGCTGTTGTGGAACATCACAGTAACCTTCTGCCGTGGATAAGATTGAGAGAGAAAGGCGTTGAAGTCACCATAGTTGATTCCGATGATAAGGGTATCGTGTCTCCGGCAAGCATTGAGGAAGCGATCACAGAAAGGACCAGGCTCATCGCGATCGGGCACGTATCTAACTTTTTTGGCTCGGTACAGGACATCAAATCTATTTCTAAGATAGCGAAAAAACATGGAGTTAAATTCCTGGTAGACGCTGCACAATCGGCAGGTGAAATGCAAATAGACTTTCGGGGTCTTGACATTGATTTTTTATGCCTGCCAGGTCATAAAGGCCTTTTAGGGCCCCAGGGGACCGGCATATTGTATATACGGGAACCTGAGCGGTTATCTCCAGTATATGTAGGCGGCGGCACTATAAAGACTGTGACACTTGACGAGTTTAGTTTTGATGAGATACCGTCGAGGTTTGAATATGGGACTCCTAACATACCGGGAGTCATAGGGCTTGGCAGGGCTGTGAACTACGTAAAGGACATAGGCGTGGAGAGCATCGAATCGCACTTAAAGGCCGTATCTGGATACTGCGTAAAGCGTCTTTCGGAGATCCCGCAGGTAGAGATATATGGCCCGGAGAACAGGGGATCCCTGGTATCTTTCAATGTAAGGAATGTAAACCCCCATGACGCGGCAATGATACTGGACGAGACTAAAAAGATATGTGTCAGGAGCGGACAGCATTGTGCTCAAACGGCTCTTGCCAGATTATGTATCAGTGGTTCCATAAGGGCGTCTTTCGGCTGCTATACGACTATGGAAGAAATAGATGCCCTCGCAGAATCGGTAGAGATGATAGCGAAGGCATTTTCCTGA
- a CDS encoding TolB family protein: protein MESEPPKESTGSKLIFIATLAVLFLIMVACAFVIYGYITQGTGNATTAPTLIPTATPAPTPSIMPTPTPTPTPEPTTDPVQQCQDDVRLNKELSVYYNPGIWEDYVVYENSQNGVNRVYLFDTKTSTEIKIAEGNIMSYGCIGNGKVVLIDRDNYKMFVYDIETNTNSTLILEENKPRFNPDIYGRRIAFCQDDGGYNDHYGQWMSKFSIYITDYVDSTTSCIVPDISEPTDIRLYDNYVVWTSYDGQNSDIYMFNIPKGSMTKITDGNAKNDHPRIYDNYVIYHSNAKDGQHIYSYNIDTEETRMISSVGKQYNADIYGSKVVYDDSRIGNWNIYIYDLRTGQEKWLTYETHDQLNPHIYGNKVVYLDNRNGGWDVYMIDIE, encoded by the coding sequence ATGGAATCGGAACCACCTAAGGAAAGCACAGGATCGAAGCTCATATTCATTGCGACGCTGGCAGTATTATTTTTAATAATGGTAGCGTGTGCTTTCGTAATATACGGATACATCACTCAAGGCACGGGAAATGCGACCACAGCGCCGACACTAATCCCGACAGCGACACCGGCCCCGACACCTTCCATAATGCCAACGCCGACCCCTACGCCCACACCGGAGCCTACCACTGATCCCGTACAGCAGTGCCAGGACGATGTAAGGCTGAATAAGGAACTGTCCGTTTATTATAACCCGGGTATCTGGGAGGACTATGTGGTCTATGAGAATAGCCAGAACGGCGTGAACAGGGTATATCTTTTCGATACTAAGACCTCGACTGAAATAAAGATAGCTGAAGGCAACATCATGTCCTATGGCTGTATCGGGAACGGCAAAGTCGTGTTGATCGACCGGGACAATTATAAGATGTTCGTATATGATATTGAGACGAACACTAACTCGACACTGATCCTCGAGGAAAACAAGCCTCGATTCAACCCCGATATTTATGGCAGAAGGATAGCTTTCTGTCAGGACGATGGCGGATATAACGACCATTATGGCCAGTGGATGAGCAAGTTCAGCATTTACATAACGGACTATGTCGACAGCACGACAAGCTGTATCGTCCCGGACATCTCGGAGCCCACTGACATCAGGCTATATGATAATTATGTCGTATGGACGTCATACGATGGCCAGAATAGCGACATCTACATGTTCAACATCCCTAAGGGGAGCATGACCAAAATAACTGACGGGAACGCTAAAAACGATCACCCTAGAATATATGACAATTATGTCATATACCACAGTAATGCCAAAGACGGCCAGCACATATATTCCTATAATATTGACACGGAAGAAACCAGGATGATCTCGTCTGTCGGAAAACAGTACAACGCGGACATATATGGCTCGAAGGTCGTCTATGATGATTCAAGGATAGGCAACTGGAACATTTACATATATGACCTTCGGACAGGACAGGAAAAATGGCTGACATACGAAACCCATGACCAGCTGAACCCCCACATATACGGGAATAAGGTCGTATATCTTGATAACAGGAATGGCGGCTGGGATGTCTATATGATAGATATAGAGTGA
- a CDS encoding prenyltransferase yields MRDIIKAWIKEFRGLFLLFVTLPVILGSVISFVFYPEAFSLYYFLISVIAMLSLHAGTVILNDFFDFKSGTDVINTERTPYSGGSGLLPGNVLKPKQVFIAGLFCFMICTVLGIFIVLTRSPIVMVIGVIGVVLGFFYTAPPFKLAYRGFGEIARLIATPLMVLGAFFVQVPVGSGWEVIQYMEGIAVATIASLPLAFLNTGALYIFEFPDYNADIKVGKKNLVVRLGRQKASYVYVLLNILAYLSLTIGIYTGILPLMAGIVFILIPLSAASILGLMRYFDHVKRLVPYLKIASDTYVIASILMIVAFMV; encoded by the coding sequence ATGCGGGATATAATAAAGGCGTGGATAAAGGAGTTCAGAGGGCTGTTTCTTTTGTTCGTAACGCTGCCGGTGATCTTAGGCAGCGTCATATCCTTCGTATTTTATCCCGAAGCGTTTAGCCTTTATTACTTTTTAATATCGGTAATAGCGATGCTATCGCTGCATGCAGGTACAGTCATCCTGAACGATTTCTTCGATTTTAAAAGCGGTACGGACGTGATCAATACCGAAAGAACTCCCTATAGCGGAGGAAGCGGGCTTCTTCCGGGTAACGTACTGAAGCCAAAACAGGTCTTCATTGCGGGGCTGTTTTGTTTCATGATATGTACAGTCCTGGGGATCTTTATAGTATTGACAAGAAGCCCAATAGTCATGGTAATAGGAGTCATAGGTGTGGTACTCGGGTTTTTTTATACTGCGCCTCCCTTTAAATTGGCTTATAGAGGTTTTGGCGAGATCGCGAGGCTTATAGCCACCCCTTTGATGGTGCTGGGCGCATTTTTTGTACAGGTGCCCGTAGGTTCCGGATGGGAAGTAATACAATATATGGAAGGTATCGCCGTAGCTACAATAGCCTCACTGCCGCTAGCGTTCCTGAATACAGGCGCCCTGTACATATTTGAGTTCCCGGACTACAATGCGGATATTAAGGTGGGAAAGAAAAACCTCGTCGTAAGGCTCGGAAGGCAAAAGGCATCATATGTATACGTCCTGTTGAACATACTCGCATACCTGTCCCTGACTATCGGTATTTATACAGGGATCCTTCCTTTAATGGCAGGGATAGTCTTCATCCTGATACCGCTTTCTGCCGCATCAATTCTCGGGCTGATGAGATATTTCGATCATGTGAAGCGTCTTGTGCCATACCTGAAGATCGCGAGCGACACGTATGTCATCGCAAGCATATTGATGATAGTAGCGTTTATGGTATGA